The following are from one region of the Nicotiana tomentosiformis chromosome 7, ASM39032v3, whole genome shotgun sequence genome:
- the LOC138895070 gene encoding uncharacterized protein, translating into MRAGNTDFRRTFRSMLDYHKPNVVALLETRLADHHNIMEDFEFSGITQVPTQGNSGGMTLVWNIDEVNVDQIGGANQEIHAMVKVNNFPKVWLCSVIYASSLLEERLIIWNNLKTVANNLKRPWLVLGDFNEVTRASEKFEGLHVSINRISRFIDYLDHCKLVDLGFKGPKYT; encoded by the coding sequence ATGCGGGCAGGAAATACTGATTTTAGAAGAACTTTTAGATCAATGCTTGACTACCATAAACCCAACGTGGTCGCACTATTGGAAACCAGGTTAGCAGATCATCACAACATAATGGAAGACTTTGAATTTTCAGGAATAACTCAAGTGCCAACACAAGGCAACTCGGGAGGAATGACACTCGTGTGGAACATCGATGAGGTTAATGTGGATCAAATAGGAGGGGCAAACCAAGAGATCCACGCAATGGTTAAGGTAAACAATTTTCCAAAAGTTTGGCTTTGTTCAGTTATCTATGCAAGCAGCTTACTAGAAGAAAGATTAATTATATGGAATAACTTAAAAACTGTTGCTAACAATTTGAAAAGGCCTTGGCTAGTACTAGGAGACTTTAATGAAGTTACTAGGGCTAGCGAGAAGTTTGAGGGCTTACATGTTAGTATTAATAGAATATCTAGGTTTATCGATTACCTCGACCATTGCAAGCTAGTAGACTTAGGTTTTAAAGGTCCCAAGTATACCTAG